The following proteins come from a genomic window of Phycodurus eques isolate BA_2022a chromosome 9, UOR_Pequ_1.1, whole genome shotgun sequence:
- the gpx3 gene encoding glutathione peroxidase 3, with protein MFPLLLLLLFGLLRPSDAEGVPLTQWCNPSADGTIYKYQAKPLNGSRAINFSHYAGRTVLFVNVATYUGYTSQYVELNALQEEMNILGLTILSFPCNQFGKQEPAENHEILPGLKHVRPGNDFVPNFLLFEKGDVNGKNEQGVYTFLKSSCPPVSDNFGNPTNRLFWDPLKVSDIKWNFEKFLVGPDGKAVMRWHPAIKVSEVRADIHEYLLRRYTEEIFN; from the exons ATGTTTCCCTTGTTGCTCCTGCTGCTGTTCGGCCTGCTTCGGCCTTCCGACGCCGAGGGAGTTCCGCTCACTCAG TGGTGCAACCCATCCGCAGATGGCACCATCTACAAATACCAGGCAAAGCCCCTGAATGGCAGTCGTGCCATTAACTTCAGCCACTATGCAGGAAGGACTGTCCTTTTTGTCAATGTGGCTACGTACTGAGGTTACACCTCTCAGTACGTGG AGCTGAATGCACTTCAGGAGGAGATGAATATCCTTGGACTCACCATACTCAGCTTCCCTTGCAATCAGTTTGGGAAACAGGAACCTGCGGAAAACCACGAGATCCTGCCAGGTTTAAA GCATGTCAGACCCGGCAATGACTTTGTTCCAAACTTCCTGTTGTTTGAGAAAGGTGATGTGAATGGGAAAAACGAGCAAGGGGTTTATACTTTCCTCAAG AGTTCCTGTCCTCCAGTCTCTGATAACTTTGGTAACCCCACCAACAGACTGTTCTGGGATCCGCTGAAAGTCAGTGACATCAAGTGGAACTTCGAAAAGTTCTTGGTGGGGCCAGATGGAAAAGCTGTGATGAGATGGCACCCGGCTATCAAGGTTTCCGAGGTGCGAGCTGATATTCACGAATACCTGCTCCGACGTTACACAGAAGAGATTTTCAACTAG
- the tnip1 gene encoding TNFAIP3-interacting protein 1 isoform X4, with product MEGKGPYRIYDPGGSDIKSRDEAAGGSSYRQLLEENSMLRERMKGLKSLGDLLEESQLEALRLRQRVEELVRDNEALKSSSFAASLCAGGHVQTETQSKPFLYPAAEPKEADASCLVRAIQPNRLSEALSEFEVVNMDRRTSDALTENVELASQLKKLESSFSIFAEESNPNQLLAHLGRMAVEFHHLSSKVQKNEQRTSLLQTLCEQLRHENNELRKKMEEDHHIRNRDLEQLRQENQKLKELVTGGAAVASTSAAAAASSSSSSSTAVSDTEAPDTKDEPVKEECATVRPKVEASTPQKSGKAADKSPSKPCDVEVYEKKIKLLEKQRKDVLEVNKQWDIQWNSMKSQFEQKITDLRQRLADSQKTVLELEAEREQRQRDYEKKLLLAKSKIENVQGEKECLNTETTELKQKVRYLQDQLLPLSKQREYQEKEIQRLNRALEEALNLHAPSSSQQQPGQDAASNLKKQELLTQIAVLKEQVKIFEEDFRKERSDRERMNEEKEDLRRQVERLQIQITNLTNQLHQAQNECQREHTERCKLERLQMQHHKQVGAQGLEGWPIHFHPRMPNVAAATAAPPHVRDFQPVTPGFPWQSSSFLQPRGARAVGESSRPAPDNADQSAAASAAAAAGGGFGKRERQNIDPGKH from the exons ATGGAAGGAAAAGGCCCCTACCGCATCTACGATCCGGGTGGGAGTGACATCAAGTCCAGGGATGAAGCTGCAGGAGGAAGCAGCTATCGACAGCTCCTGGAGGAGAACAGCATGCTGAGGGAGAGGATGAAGGGTCTTAAAAGCCTAG GTGACTTGCTCGAAGAATCTCAATTGGAAGCGTTGAGGCTTCGTCAGCGAGTGGAGGAACTTGTAAGAGACAACGAGGCCCTCAAGTCCTCCAGTTTTGCAGCCAGTCTTTGCGCAGGTGGACACGTTCAGACCGAAACACAAA GTAAACCTTTTTTGTATCCCGCTGCTGAGCCGAAGGAAGCGGATGCAAGCTGTTTAGTGAGGGCCATTCAGCCCAACAGACTTAGT GAGGCCTTATCAGAGTTTGAAGTGGTCAATATGGACAGGAGGACGTCAGATGCCTTGACT GAGAACGTCGAGCTAGCGAGCCAGCTGAAGAAACTGGAGAGCTCCTTCAGCATATTCGCGGAGGAGTCCAATCCAAACCAGCTGTTAGCTCACCTGGGACGAATGGCTGTGGAGTTTCACCATCTTTCCTCTAAGGTCCAAAAGAATGAACAAAGGACATCCCTCCTTCAG ACTCTGTGTGAGCAGCTCAGACACGAGAACAATGAACTTCGGAAGAAAATGGAGGAGGATCATCATATCAGGAATCGAGACTTGGAACAGCTGAG GCAGGAAAATCAGAAACTGAAGGAACTTGTGACAGGAGGAGCAGCAGTGGCATCAACatcagcagctgcagcagcatcatcatcatcctcatcatctacGGCAGTGTCTGACACTGAAGCTCCTGACACCAAAGATGAGCCAGTTAAAGAGGAATGTGCTACGGTGAGACCAAAGGTGGAAGCGTCCACCCCTCAGAAG AGTGGAAAAGCTGCTGACAAAAGCCCAAGCAAGCCTTGTGACGTTGAGGTTTATGAAAAGAAGATCAAGCTCCTAGAGAAGCAAAGAAAAGAT GTACTGGAGGTGAATAAGCAGTGGGACATTCAGTGGAATTCAATGAAGTCACAATTTGAACAGAAG ATCACGGACCTAAGACAGAGGCTCGCAGATTCCCAGAAGACTGTGCTTGAACTGGAGGCGGAGCGAGAGCAGAGACAGCGTGACTACGAAAAGAAGTTGCTCCTGGCAAAGTCCAAGATTGAAAATGTGCAG GGTGAGAAGGAGTGTCTAAATACTGAGACGACAGAGTTGAAGCAGAAAGTTCGCTACCTGCAGGACCAGCTGTTGCCCCTCAGCAAACAGCGAGAGTACCAAGAGAAGGAAATCCAACGCCTCAATAGG GCTTTAGAAGAAGCCTTAAATTTGCATGCCCCTTCATCCTCCCAACAACAACCTGGTCAGGATGCTGCCAGTAACCTGAAGAAGCAAGAACTACTCACTCAAATTGCTGTTCTAAAAGAACAG GTTAAAATCTTTGAAGAAGACTTCCGAAAAGAACGTAGTGACAGGGAGcgaatgaatgaggaaaaagaagACCTGAGGCGGCAAGTGGAGCGACTGCAGATTCAGATTACAAACTTGACCAATCAG CTGCATCAAGCACAGAATGAGTGTCAGCGAGAACACACAGAAAGATGCAAGCTAGAAAGACTGCAGATGCAGCATCATAAACAg GTGGGAGCGCAGGGCCTTGAGGGGTGGCCCATACACTTCCATCCGCGGATGCCCAATGTGGCGGCAGCCACCGCAGCTCCACCCCACGTGCGAGACTTCCAGCCTGTTACCCCG GGTTTTCCATGGCAGTCATCGTCATTTCTACAGCCCAGAGGAGCTAGAGCAGTGGGGGAGAGTTCACGGCCAGCACCAGATAATGCAG ACCAGTCCGCAGCAGCATCAGCGGCGGCCGCAGCAGGAGGAGGATTTGGAAAAAGGGAGCGACAAAATATAGATCCTGGAAAGCACTGA
- the tnip1 gene encoding TNFAIP3-interacting protein 1 isoform X1, translating to MEGKGPYRIYDPGGSDIKSRDEAAGGSSYRQLLEENSMLRERMKGLKSLGDLLEESQLEALRLRQRVEELVRDNEALKSSSFAASLCAGGHVQTETQSKPFLYPAAEPKEADASCLVRAIQPNRLSEALSEFEVVNMDRRTSDALTARSAVGVIPLLPQENVELASQLKKLESSFSIFAEESNPNQLLAHLGRMAVEFHHLSSKVQKNEQRTSLLQTLCEQLRHENNELRKKMEEDHHIRNRDLEQLRQENQKLKELVTGGAAVASTSAAAAASSSSSSSTAVSDTEAPDTKDEPVKEECATVRPKVEASTPQKSGKAADKSPSKPCDVEVYEKKIKLLEKQRKDVLEVNKQWDIQWNSMKSQFEQKITDLRQRLADSQKTVLELEAEREQRQRDYEKKLLLAKSKIENVQGEKECLNTETTELKQKVRYLQDQLLPLSKQREYQEKEIQRLNRALEEALNLHAPSSSQQQPGQDAASNLKKQELLTQIAVLKEQVKIFEEDFRKERSDRERMNEEKEDLRRQVERLQIQITNLTNQLHQAQNECQREHTERCKLERLQMQHHKQGQQQERRTSDPTSGSKNGPLSPPYCGPFVQVGAQGLEGWPIHFHPRMPNVAAATAAPPHVRDFQPVTPGFPWQSSSFLQPRGARAVGESSRPAPDNADQSAAASAAAAAGGGFGKRERQNIDPGKH from the exons ATGGAAGGAAAAGGCCCCTACCGCATCTACGATCCGGGTGGGAGTGACATCAAGTCCAGGGATGAAGCTGCAGGAGGAAGCAGCTATCGACAGCTCCTGGAGGAGAACAGCATGCTGAGGGAGAGGATGAAGGGTCTTAAAAGCCTAG GTGACTTGCTCGAAGAATCTCAATTGGAAGCGTTGAGGCTTCGTCAGCGAGTGGAGGAACTTGTAAGAGACAACGAGGCCCTCAAGTCCTCCAGTTTTGCAGCCAGTCTTTGCGCAGGTGGACACGTTCAGACCGAAACACAAA GTAAACCTTTTTTGTATCCCGCTGCTGAGCCGAAGGAAGCGGATGCAAGCTGTTTAGTGAGGGCCATTCAGCCCAACAGACTTAGT GAGGCCTTATCAGAGTTTGAAGTGGTCAATATGGACAGGAGGACGTCAGATGCCTTGACT GCCCGATCTGCAGTAGGTGTAATCCCCCTCCTGCCTCAGGAGAACGTCGAGCTAGCGAGCCAGCTGAAGAAACTGGAGAGCTCCTTCAGCATATTCGCGGAGGAGTCCAATCCAAACCAGCTGTTAGCTCACCTGGGACGAATGGCTGTGGAGTTTCACCATCTTTCCTCTAAGGTCCAAAAGAATGAACAAAGGACATCCCTCCTTCAG ACTCTGTGTGAGCAGCTCAGACACGAGAACAATGAACTTCGGAAGAAAATGGAGGAGGATCATCATATCAGGAATCGAGACTTGGAACAGCTGAG GCAGGAAAATCAGAAACTGAAGGAACTTGTGACAGGAGGAGCAGCAGTGGCATCAACatcagcagctgcagcagcatcatcatcatcctcatcatctacGGCAGTGTCTGACACTGAAGCTCCTGACACCAAAGATGAGCCAGTTAAAGAGGAATGTGCTACGGTGAGACCAAAGGTGGAAGCGTCCACCCCTCAGAAG AGTGGAAAAGCTGCTGACAAAAGCCCAAGCAAGCCTTGTGACGTTGAGGTTTATGAAAAGAAGATCAAGCTCCTAGAGAAGCAAAGAAAAGAT GTACTGGAGGTGAATAAGCAGTGGGACATTCAGTGGAATTCAATGAAGTCACAATTTGAACAGAAG ATCACGGACCTAAGACAGAGGCTCGCAGATTCCCAGAAGACTGTGCTTGAACTGGAGGCGGAGCGAGAGCAGAGACAGCGTGACTACGAAAAGAAGTTGCTCCTGGCAAAGTCCAAGATTGAAAATGTGCAG GGTGAGAAGGAGTGTCTAAATACTGAGACGACAGAGTTGAAGCAGAAAGTTCGCTACCTGCAGGACCAGCTGTTGCCCCTCAGCAAACAGCGAGAGTACCAAGAGAAGGAAATCCAACGCCTCAATAGG GCTTTAGAAGAAGCCTTAAATTTGCATGCCCCTTCATCCTCCCAACAACAACCTGGTCAGGATGCTGCCAGTAACCTGAAGAAGCAAGAACTACTCACTCAAATTGCTGTTCTAAAAGAACAG GTTAAAATCTTTGAAGAAGACTTCCGAAAAGAACGTAGTGACAGGGAGcgaatgaatgaggaaaaagaagACCTGAGGCGGCAAGTGGAGCGACTGCAGATTCAGATTACAAACTTGACCAATCAG CTGCATCAAGCACAGAATGAGTGTCAGCGAGAACACACAGAAAGATGCAAGCTAGAAAGACTGCAGATGCAGCATCATAAACAg GGGCAGCAACAGGAACGACGTACCTCAGACCCCACGTCGGGCTCAAAGAACGGCCCGCTGAGCCCCCCCTACTGTGGTCCCTTTGTGCAGGTGGGAGCGCAGGGCCTTGAGGGGTGGCCCATACACTTCCATCCGCGGATGCCCAATGTGGCGGCAGCCACCGCAGCTCCACCCCACGTGCGAGACTTCCAGCCTGTTACCCCG GGTTTTCCATGGCAGTCATCGTCATTTCTACAGCCCAGAGGAGCTAGAGCAGTGGGGGAGAGTTCACGGCCAGCACCAGATAATGCAG ACCAGTCCGCAGCAGCATCAGCGGCGGCCGCAGCAGGAGGAGGATTTGGAAAAAGGGAGCGACAAAATATAGATCCTGGAAAGCACTGA
- the tnip1 gene encoding TNFAIP3-interacting protein 1 isoform X3 yields the protein MEGKGPYRIYDPGGSDIKSRDEAAGGSSYRQLLEENSMLRERMKGLKSLGDLLEESQLEALRLRQRVEELVRDNEALKSSSFAASLCAGGHVQTETQSKPFLYPAAEPKEADASCLVRAIQPNRLSEALSEFEVVNMDRRTSDALTARSAVGVIPLLPQENVELASQLKKLESSFSIFAEESNPNQLLAHLGRMAVEFHHLSSKVQKNEQRTSLLQTLCEQLRHENNELRKKMEEDHHIRNRDLEQLRQENQKLKELVTGGAAVASTSAAAAASSSSSSSTAVSDTEAPDTKDEPVKEECATSGKAADKSPSKPCDVEVYEKKIKLLEKQRKDVLEVNKQWDIQWNSMKSQFEQKITDLRQRLADSQKTVLELEAEREQRQRDYEKKLLLAKSKIENVQGEKECLNTETTELKQKVRYLQDQLLPLSKQREYQEKEIQRLNRALEEALNLHAPSSSQQQPGQDAASNLKKQELLTQIAVLKEQVKIFEEDFRKERSDRERMNEEKEDLRRQVERLQIQITNLTNQLHQAQNECQREHTERCKLERLQMQHHKQVGAQGLEGWPIHFHPRMPNVAAATAAPPHVRDFQPVTPGFPWQSSSFLQPRGARAVGESSRPAPDNADQSAAASAAAAAGGGFGKRERQNIDPGKH from the exons ATGGAAGGAAAAGGCCCCTACCGCATCTACGATCCGGGTGGGAGTGACATCAAGTCCAGGGATGAAGCTGCAGGAGGAAGCAGCTATCGACAGCTCCTGGAGGAGAACAGCATGCTGAGGGAGAGGATGAAGGGTCTTAAAAGCCTAG GTGACTTGCTCGAAGAATCTCAATTGGAAGCGTTGAGGCTTCGTCAGCGAGTGGAGGAACTTGTAAGAGACAACGAGGCCCTCAAGTCCTCCAGTTTTGCAGCCAGTCTTTGCGCAGGTGGACACGTTCAGACCGAAACACAAA GTAAACCTTTTTTGTATCCCGCTGCTGAGCCGAAGGAAGCGGATGCAAGCTGTTTAGTGAGGGCCATTCAGCCCAACAGACTTAGT GAGGCCTTATCAGAGTTTGAAGTGGTCAATATGGACAGGAGGACGTCAGATGCCTTGACT GCCCGATCTGCAGTAGGTGTAATCCCCCTCCTGCCTCAGGAGAACGTCGAGCTAGCGAGCCAGCTGAAGAAACTGGAGAGCTCCTTCAGCATATTCGCGGAGGAGTCCAATCCAAACCAGCTGTTAGCTCACCTGGGACGAATGGCTGTGGAGTTTCACCATCTTTCCTCTAAGGTCCAAAAGAATGAACAAAGGACATCCCTCCTTCAG ACTCTGTGTGAGCAGCTCAGACACGAGAACAATGAACTTCGGAAGAAAATGGAGGAGGATCATCATATCAGGAATCGAGACTTGGAACAGCTGAG GCAGGAAAATCAGAAACTGAAGGAACTTGTGACAGGAGGAGCAGCAGTGGCATCAACatcagcagctgcagcagcatcatcatcatcctcatcatctacGGCAGTGTCTGACACTGAAGCTCCTGACACCAAAGATGAGCCAGTTAAAGAGGAATGTGCTACG AGTGGAAAAGCTGCTGACAAAAGCCCAAGCAAGCCTTGTGACGTTGAGGTTTATGAAAAGAAGATCAAGCTCCTAGAGAAGCAAAGAAAAGAT GTACTGGAGGTGAATAAGCAGTGGGACATTCAGTGGAATTCAATGAAGTCACAATTTGAACAGAAG ATCACGGACCTAAGACAGAGGCTCGCAGATTCCCAGAAGACTGTGCTTGAACTGGAGGCGGAGCGAGAGCAGAGACAGCGTGACTACGAAAAGAAGTTGCTCCTGGCAAAGTCCAAGATTGAAAATGTGCAG GGTGAGAAGGAGTGTCTAAATACTGAGACGACAGAGTTGAAGCAGAAAGTTCGCTACCTGCAGGACCAGCTGTTGCCCCTCAGCAAACAGCGAGAGTACCAAGAGAAGGAAATCCAACGCCTCAATAGG GCTTTAGAAGAAGCCTTAAATTTGCATGCCCCTTCATCCTCCCAACAACAACCTGGTCAGGATGCTGCCAGTAACCTGAAGAAGCAAGAACTACTCACTCAAATTGCTGTTCTAAAAGAACAG GTTAAAATCTTTGAAGAAGACTTCCGAAAAGAACGTAGTGACAGGGAGcgaatgaatgaggaaaaagaagACCTGAGGCGGCAAGTGGAGCGACTGCAGATTCAGATTACAAACTTGACCAATCAG CTGCATCAAGCACAGAATGAGTGTCAGCGAGAACACACAGAAAGATGCAAGCTAGAAAGACTGCAGATGCAGCATCATAAACAg GTGGGAGCGCAGGGCCTTGAGGGGTGGCCCATACACTTCCATCCGCGGATGCCCAATGTGGCGGCAGCCACCGCAGCTCCACCCCACGTGCGAGACTTCCAGCCTGTTACCCCG GGTTTTCCATGGCAGTCATCGTCATTTCTACAGCCCAGAGGAGCTAGAGCAGTGGGGGAGAGTTCACGGCCAGCACCAGATAATGCAG ACCAGTCCGCAGCAGCATCAGCGGCGGCCGCAGCAGGAGGAGGATTTGGAAAAAGGGAGCGACAAAATATAGATCCTGGAAAGCACTGA
- the tnip1 gene encoding TNFAIP3-interacting protein 1 isoform X5 yields the protein MEGKGPYRIYDPGGSDIKSRDEAAGGSSYRQLLEENSMLRERMKGLKSLGDLLEESQLEALRLRQRVEELVRDNEALKSSSFAASLCAGGHVQTETQSKPFLYPAAEPKEADASCLVRAIQPNRLSEALSEFEVVNMDRRTSDALTARSAVGVIPLLPQENVELASQLKKLESSFSIFAEESNPNQLLAHLGRMAVEFHHLSSKVQKNEQRTSLLQTLCEQLRHENNELRKKMEEDHHIRNRDLEQLRQENQKLKELVTGGAAVASTSAAAAASSSSSSSTAVSDTEAPDTKDEPVKEECATVRPKVEASTPQKSGKAADKSPSKPCDVEVYEKKIKLLEKQRKDVLEVNKQWDIQWNSMKSQFEQKITDLRQRLADSQKTVLELEAEREQRQRDYEKKLLLAKSKIENVQGEKECLNTETTELKQKVRYLQDQLLPLSKQREYQEKEIQRLNRALEEALNLHAPSSSQQQPGQDAASNLKKQELLTQIAVLKEQVKIFEEDFRKERSDRERMNEEKEDLRRQVERLQIQITNLTNQLHQAQNECQREHTERCKLERLQMQHHKQGFPWQSSSFLQPRGARAVGESSRPAPDNADQSAAASAAAAAGGGFGKRERQNIDPGKH from the exons ATGGAAGGAAAAGGCCCCTACCGCATCTACGATCCGGGTGGGAGTGACATCAAGTCCAGGGATGAAGCTGCAGGAGGAAGCAGCTATCGACAGCTCCTGGAGGAGAACAGCATGCTGAGGGAGAGGATGAAGGGTCTTAAAAGCCTAG GTGACTTGCTCGAAGAATCTCAATTGGAAGCGTTGAGGCTTCGTCAGCGAGTGGAGGAACTTGTAAGAGACAACGAGGCCCTCAAGTCCTCCAGTTTTGCAGCCAGTCTTTGCGCAGGTGGACACGTTCAGACCGAAACACAAA GTAAACCTTTTTTGTATCCCGCTGCTGAGCCGAAGGAAGCGGATGCAAGCTGTTTAGTGAGGGCCATTCAGCCCAACAGACTTAGT GAGGCCTTATCAGAGTTTGAAGTGGTCAATATGGACAGGAGGACGTCAGATGCCTTGACT GCCCGATCTGCAGTAGGTGTAATCCCCCTCCTGCCTCAGGAGAACGTCGAGCTAGCGAGCCAGCTGAAGAAACTGGAGAGCTCCTTCAGCATATTCGCGGAGGAGTCCAATCCAAACCAGCTGTTAGCTCACCTGGGACGAATGGCTGTGGAGTTTCACCATCTTTCCTCTAAGGTCCAAAAGAATGAACAAAGGACATCCCTCCTTCAG ACTCTGTGTGAGCAGCTCAGACACGAGAACAATGAACTTCGGAAGAAAATGGAGGAGGATCATCATATCAGGAATCGAGACTTGGAACAGCTGAG GCAGGAAAATCAGAAACTGAAGGAACTTGTGACAGGAGGAGCAGCAGTGGCATCAACatcagcagctgcagcagcatcatcatcatcctcatcatctacGGCAGTGTCTGACACTGAAGCTCCTGACACCAAAGATGAGCCAGTTAAAGAGGAATGTGCTACGGTGAGACCAAAGGTGGAAGCGTCCACCCCTCAGAAG AGTGGAAAAGCTGCTGACAAAAGCCCAAGCAAGCCTTGTGACGTTGAGGTTTATGAAAAGAAGATCAAGCTCCTAGAGAAGCAAAGAAAAGAT GTACTGGAGGTGAATAAGCAGTGGGACATTCAGTGGAATTCAATGAAGTCACAATTTGAACAGAAG ATCACGGACCTAAGACAGAGGCTCGCAGATTCCCAGAAGACTGTGCTTGAACTGGAGGCGGAGCGAGAGCAGAGACAGCGTGACTACGAAAAGAAGTTGCTCCTGGCAAAGTCCAAGATTGAAAATGTGCAG GGTGAGAAGGAGTGTCTAAATACTGAGACGACAGAGTTGAAGCAGAAAGTTCGCTACCTGCAGGACCAGCTGTTGCCCCTCAGCAAACAGCGAGAGTACCAAGAGAAGGAAATCCAACGCCTCAATAGG GCTTTAGAAGAAGCCTTAAATTTGCATGCCCCTTCATCCTCCCAACAACAACCTGGTCAGGATGCTGCCAGTAACCTGAAGAAGCAAGAACTACTCACTCAAATTGCTGTTCTAAAAGAACAG GTTAAAATCTTTGAAGAAGACTTCCGAAAAGAACGTAGTGACAGGGAGcgaatgaatgaggaaaaagaagACCTGAGGCGGCAAGTGGAGCGACTGCAGATTCAGATTACAAACTTGACCAATCAG CTGCATCAAGCACAGAATGAGTGTCAGCGAGAACACACAGAAAGATGCAAGCTAGAAAGACTGCAGATGCAGCATCATAAACAg GGTTTTCCATGGCAGTCATCGTCATTTCTACAGCCCAGAGGAGCTAGAGCAGTGGGGGAGAGTTCACGGCCAGCACCAGATAATGCAG ACCAGTCCGCAGCAGCATCAGCGGCGGCCGCAGCAGGAGGAGGATTTGGAAAAAGGGAGCGACAAAATATAGATCCTGGAAAGCACTGA
- the tnip1 gene encoding TNFAIP3-interacting protein 1 isoform X2 produces the protein MEGKGPYRIYDPGGSDIKSRDEAAGGSSYRQLLEENSMLRERMKGLKSLGDLLEESQLEALRLRQRVEELVRDNEALKSSSFAASLCAGGHVQTETQSKPFLYPAAEPKEADASCLVRAIQPNRLSEALSEFEVVNMDRRTSDALTARSAVGVIPLLPQENVELASQLKKLESSFSIFAEESNPNQLLAHLGRMAVEFHHLSSKVQKNEQRTSLLQTLCEQLRHENNELRKKMEEDHHIRNRDLEQLRQENQKLKELVTGGAAVASTSAAAAASSSSSSSTAVSDTEAPDTKDEPVKEECATVRPKVEASTPQKSGKAADKSPSKPCDVEVYEKKIKLLEKQRKDVLEVNKQWDIQWNSMKSQFEQKITDLRQRLADSQKTVLELEAEREQRQRDYEKKLLLAKSKIENVQGEKECLNTETTELKQKVRYLQDQLLPLSKQREYQEKEIQRLNRALEEALNLHAPSSSQQQPGQDAASNLKKQELLTQIAVLKEQVKIFEEDFRKERSDRERMNEEKEDLRRQVERLQIQITNLTNQLHQAQNECQREHTERCKLERLQMQHHKQVGAQGLEGWPIHFHPRMPNVAAATAAPPHVRDFQPVTPGFPWQSSSFLQPRGARAVGESSRPAPDNADQSAAASAAAAAGGGFGKRERQNIDPGKH, from the exons ATGGAAGGAAAAGGCCCCTACCGCATCTACGATCCGGGTGGGAGTGACATCAAGTCCAGGGATGAAGCTGCAGGAGGAAGCAGCTATCGACAGCTCCTGGAGGAGAACAGCATGCTGAGGGAGAGGATGAAGGGTCTTAAAAGCCTAG GTGACTTGCTCGAAGAATCTCAATTGGAAGCGTTGAGGCTTCGTCAGCGAGTGGAGGAACTTGTAAGAGACAACGAGGCCCTCAAGTCCTCCAGTTTTGCAGCCAGTCTTTGCGCAGGTGGACACGTTCAGACCGAAACACAAA GTAAACCTTTTTTGTATCCCGCTGCTGAGCCGAAGGAAGCGGATGCAAGCTGTTTAGTGAGGGCCATTCAGCCCAACAGACTTAGT GAGGCCTTATCAGAGTTTGAAGTGGTCAATATGGACAGGAGGACGTCAGATGCCTTGACT GCCCGATCTGCAGTAGGTGTAATCCCCCTCCTGCCTCAGGAGAACGTCGAGCTAGCGAGCCAGCTGAAGAAACTGGAGAGCTCCTTCAGCATATTCGCGGAGGAGTCCAATCCAAACCAGCTGTTAGCTCACCTGGGACGAATGGCTGTGGAGTTTCACCATCTTTCCTCTAAGGTCCAAAAGAATGAACAAAGGACATCCCTCCTTCAG ACTCTGTGTGAGCAGCTCAGACACGAGAACAATGAACTTCGGAAGAAAATGGAGGAGGATCATCATATCAGGAATCGAGACTTGGAACAGCTGAG GCAGGAAAATCAGAAACTGAAGGAACTTGTGACAGGAGGAGCAGCAGTGGCATCAACatcagcagctgcagcagcatcatcatcatcctcatcatctacGGCAGTGTCTGACACTGAAGCTCCTGACACCAAAGATGAGCCAGTTAAAGAGGAATGTGCTACGGTGAGACCAAAGGTGGAAGCGTCCACCCCTCAGAAG AGTGGAAAAGCTGCTGACAAAAGCCCAAGCAAGCCTTGTGACGTTGAGGTTTATGAAAAGAAGATCAAGCTCCTAGAGAAGCAAAGAAAAGAT GTACTGGAGGTGAATAAGCAGTGGGACATTCAGTGGAATTCAATGAAGTCACAATTTGAACAGAAG ATCACGGACCTAAGACAGAGGCTCGCAGATTCCCAGAAGACTGTGCTTGAACTGGAGGCGGAGCGAGAGCAGAGACAGCGTGACTACGAAAAGAAGTTGCTCCTGGCAAAGTCCAAGATTGAAAATGTGCAG GGTGAGAAGGAGTGTCTAAATACTGAGACGACAGAGTTGAAGCAGAAAGTTCGCTACCTGCAGGACCAGCTGTTGCCCCTCAGCAAACAGCGAGAGTACCAAGAGAAGGAAATCCAACGCCTCAATAGG GCTTTAGAAGAAGCCTTAAATTTGCATGCCCCTTCATCCTCCCAACAACAACCTGGTCAGGATGCTGCCAGTAACCTGAAGAAGCAAGAACTACTCACTCAAATTGCTGTTCTAAAAGAACAG GTTAAAATCTTTGAAGAAGACTTCCGAAAAGAACGTAGTGACAGGGAGcgaatgaatgaggaaaaagaagACCTGAGGCGGCAAGTGGAGCGACTGCAGATTCAGATTACAAACTTGACCAATCAG CTGCATCAAGCACAGAATGAGTGTCAGCGAGAACACACAGAAAGATGCAAGCTAGAAAGACTGCAGATGCAGCATCATAAACAg GTGGGAGCGCAGGGCCTTGAGGGGTGGCCCATACACTTCCATCCGCGGATGCCCAATGTGGCGGCAGCCACCGCAGCTCCACCCCACGTGCGAGACTTCCAGCCTGTTACCCCG GGTTTTCCATGGCAGTCATCGTCATTTCTACAGCCCAGAGGAGCTAGAGCAGTGGGGGAGAGTTCACGGCCAGCACCAGATAATGCAG ACCAGTCCGCAGCAGCATCAGCGGCGGCCGCAGCAGGAGGAGGATTTGGAAAAAGGGAGCGACAAAATATAGATCCTGGAAAGCACTGA